The proteins below come from a single Gossypium raimondii isolate GPD5lz chromosome 2, ASM2569854v1, whole genome shotgun sequence genomic window:
- the LOC105787857 gene encoding probable E3 ubiquitin-protein ligase XERICO → MAALTEFFSHLYTMTVVFFTLLLLEVAILIRSLTGGLSDSEKRLITTTQYLKFIEEKNPTIIYSTRSSSRVDLSSNECTVCLSELEEGEKVRKLKCKHTFHKDCLDRWLQQYWATCPLCRTKVLPDEVVANYHRLQNQVEYDGSDEEMIFLLSALHDNSLHRLF, encoded by the coding sequence ATGGCTGCTCTCACTGAATTCTTCTCCCACCTCTACACCATGACCGTCGTCTTCTTCACCCTCTTACTCCTCGAAGTTGCTATCCTCATCAGGTCCCTTACCGGTGGCCTTTCCGATTCCGAGAAACGCCTCATCACAACTACCCAGTACCTGAAATTCATTGAAGAAAAGAACCCAACAATCATATACTCCACAAGATCATCATCCAGGGTGGATCTGTCATCGAACGAGTGCACCGTGTGTTTATCTGAGCTAGAAGAAGGTGAGAAGGTGAGGAAACTGAAATGTAAACACACTTTCCACAAGGATTGCCTTGATAGATGGCTCCAACAGTATTGGGCAACTTGCCCACTTTGTAGGACCAAAGTGTTGCCAGATGAGGTTGTGGCTAATTATCACAGGCTCCAAAATCAGGTAGAGTATGATGGAAGTGATGAAGAGATGATTTTCTTATTATCTGCACTACATGATAATAGCTTACACAGATTGTTCTGA